The following are encoded in a window of Mycobacterium vicinigordonae genomic DNA:
- the pheT gene encoding phenylalanine--tRNA ligase subunit beta, translating to MRVPYSWLREVVRAGAPDWDVSPADLVQALVRIGHEIEEVIELGPVDGPLAVGRVAAIEELSGFKKPIRACLVDVGAERPQEIVCGATNFAVGDLVAVALPGATLPGDFKIAARKTYGRHSNGMICSAAELGLSTDHSGILVLPPGTAEPGADATVILGLDDVVLNLAITPDRGYAMSVRGLAREIACAFDVDFVDPAEVSPLPVAGEAWPLAIDPATQVRRFALRPVVGIDPAAVSPWWLQRRLLLSGIRPASPAVDVTNYVMIELGHPMHAHDRARITGGFAVRFARPGETVVTLDDVERKLEPADVLIVDDVATAAIGGVMGAASTEVRIDSTDVLLEAAVWDPAAISRTQRRLHLPSEAARRYERAVDPAISVAVLDRCARLLVEIAGGSAEPTLTDWRGDPPRRDWSPPPIRIAADQPDRVAGVDYPPGTTARRLAQIGARIAQDGDTVTATPPSWRPDLLQVADLVEEVLRLEGLEAIPSVLPAAPAGRGLTPEQQRRRAIGKALALSGYVEVLPTPFLPAGVFDLWGLPAEDPRRTTTNVVNPLEADRPALATTLLPGLLEALARNVSRGLGDVALFAMAQVVQPTEQTRGVDLIAVDRRPTNTEIATLDASLPRQPQHVAAVLAGLREPRGPWGPGRAVEAADAFEAVRTIARASGVDVTLRAAQYLPWHPGRCAEVLVGDTLVGHAGQLHPAVIERAGLPKGTCAVELDLDGIPIGGHLPAPRVSPFPAVFQDVSLVVGTDVPAQTVLDAVRDGAGELLEHIQLFDVFVGPQIGADRKSLTFALRFRAPDRTLTEDDASAARDAAVRCAAERVGAVLRS from the coding sequence ATGCGCGTCCCGTATAGCTGGCTACGCGAAGTGGTCCGCGCCGGTGCCCCGGACTGGGATGTCAGCCCCGCCGACCTGGTGCAGGCGCTGGTCCGGATCGGTCACGAGATCGAAGAGGTGATCGAACTCGGTCCGGTCGACGGGCCGCTAGCCGTCGGGCGGGTGGCCGCCATTGAGGAACTCAGCGGCTTCAAGAAGCCCATCCGCGCTTGCCTGGTTGACGTCGGCGCTGAGCGTCCCCAGGAAATCGTCTGTGGCGCAACCAATTTTGCGGTCGGCGATCTGGTCGCCGTGGCCCTTCCGGGGGCCACGTTGCCCGGCGACTTCAAGATCGCCGCGCGCAAGACTTACGGTCGCCACTCCAATGGCATGATCTGTTCGGCGGCCGAACTGGGTTTGAGTACCGATCATTCCGGGATCTTGGTGCTGCCGCCCGGGACCGCCGAACCAGGAGCGGATGCAACCGTAATACTGGGTCTGGATGATGTCGTCCTCAACCTGGCCATCACGCCGGACCGGGGGTACGCGATGTCGGTGCGCGGCCTGGCCCGCGAAATCGCCTGTGCATTCGACGTGGACTTCGTCGACCCCGCCGAGGTCTCACCGCTGCCCGTAGCGGGCGAAGCCTGGCCGCTGGCCATCGACCCGGCAACTCAGGTGCGCCGATTCGCGCTGCGCCCGGTGGTTGGGATCGATCCGGCAGCGGTCTCGCCCTGGTGGCTGCAGCGACGGTTACTGCTGTCTGGCATCCGCCCCGCTTCGCCCGCCGTCGACGTCACCAACTACGTGATGATCGAGCTCGGCCATCCCATGCACGCGCATGACCGTGCCCGCATTACTGGGGGATTCGCGGTGCGCTTCGCCCGTCCCGGCGAGACCGTGGTCACCCTTGACGACGTCGAACGCAAACTCGAACCCGCTGATGTCCTGATCGTCGACGATGTCGCGACCGCCGCCATTGGTGGGGTGATGGGCGCAGCGAGCACCGAAGTGCGCATCGACTCCACCGACGTCTTACTCGAGGCCGCTGTCTGGGATCCGGCTGCGATCTCGCGCACCCAGCGCCGGCTTCACCTGCCCAGCGAAGCGGCCCGCCGGTACGAGCGCGCGGTCGACCCGGCCATCTCGGTGGCGGTCCTGGACCGGTGTGCACGGCTGCTCGTCGAGATCGCGGGCGGAAGCGCTGAGCCGACATTGACCGACTGGCGCGGCGACCCACCGCGCAGAGACTGGTCGCCGCCCCCGATCCGGATTGCTGCTGATCAGCCCGACCGCGTCGCCGGTGTCGACTACCCACCCGGCACCACCGCACGTCGGCTTGCTCAGATCGGTGCGCGGATAGCCCAGGACGGCGACACGGTTACCGCGACGCCGCCGAGTTGGCGCCCGGACCTGCTGCAGGTCGCTGACCTCGTCGAAGAGGTGTTACGGCTGGAGGGGCTGGAAGCCATCCCGTCGGTGCTGCCCGCAGCGCCCGCGGGTCGCGGTCTTACGCCCGAACAGCAGCGCCGCCGCGCGATAGGAAAGGCACTGGCCCTGTCGGGCTACGTCGAGGTCCTGCCGACCCCGTTCCTACCTGCCGGCGTGTTCGACCTGTGGGGGCTGCCGGCCGAGGACCCCCGTCGCACCACCACCAACGTAGTCAACCCGCTTGAGGCCGATCGCCCAGCACTGGCCACGACACTGCTTCCGGGGCTGCTGGAAGCGTTGGCGCGCAACGTGTCCCGAGGACTTGGCGATGTCGCACTGTTCGCCATGGCGCAGGTAGTCCAGCCGACCGAGCAGACCCGCGGCGTCGATTTGATCGCGGTCGACCGCCGGCCCACTAATACCGAGATCGCCACGCTGGACGCGTCGCTGCCGCGGCAGCCCCAGCATGTCGCCGCCGTGCTGGCCGGATTGCGTGAGCCCCGCGGGCCGTGGGGACCGGGGCGCGCCGTTGAGGCGGCCGACGCCTTCGAGGCGGTGCGGACCATTGCCCGCGCCAGCGGTGTCGACGTCACGTTGCGGGCGGCCCAATACCTGCCGTGGCATCCCGGCAGGTGCGCCGAAGTGTTGGTCGGAGACACGCTGGTCGGTCACGCTGGGCAGCTGCATCCGGCGGTGATCGAACGCGCGGGGCTGCCCAAAGGCACCTGCGCTGTCGAGCTGGATCTGGATGGAATCCCGATCGGTGGGCATCTGCCGGCGCCGCGGGTGTCGCCGTTTCCGGCTGTCTTTCAAGACGTCAGTTTGGTGGTGGGGACCGACGTGCCAGCACAGACGGTCCTGGACGCGGTTCGAGACGGGGCCGGAGAACTACTCGAACACATCCAGTTGTTCGATGTGTTCGTCGGACCGCAGATCGGTGCGGACCGTAAATCGCTGACGTTCGCTCTTCGTTTCCGCGCCCCGGATCGCACGTTGACCGAGGACGACGCTAGTGCGGCCCGTGATGCCGCTGTGCGGTGCGCGGCCGAGCGGGTCGGCGCTGTGCTACGCAGCTGA